In Aegilops tauschii subsp. strangulata cultivar AL8/78 chromosome 3, Aet v6.0, whole genome shotgun sequence, one genomic interval encodes:
- the LOC109756739 gene encoding uncharacterized protein isoform X1, with product MGSPTPTPPPPPTPSSRASCYSLRLHRRRAVAGLRRRPHRGKMKLMYFLMDGEGEEQRCRAEELRLEVSELEAVLAKEERLSRVLRCSLQAGRLDAAACRCCLSANLVPSKIRGLLAELAIVEDEIFYLEKKVDDLRTRLLRERNWTHHCILQQQQQQRQRQQDWPPGRHCIGRRELHCGEQLPRLPGPGGGGGGDGGGLERESKASAGPASSQGEETDQSRRSSHSFENLRPPERKICSSSPSKLSEELIKLTVTIFHKLSRTTNHADSELELSSAPKLNITSCIGSSRSLAPKLSSSSSSDRAAPSPIRSSKSRAAAPPECGSDEGEPAGRCERFVEFTRSSFDASRVSLCLADIKNLRVLMNKLCTVDPSFLTNKQKLAFWLNIYNFCVMHAFLQHGLPPSPDKLLALLNQASVNVGGRVLSVLSIERLFLRHPPAEGNRQGTMMEEVGESDMQLCYGLGYPEPNVVFALCRGSRSSPPCRSGCIRRRRCRASWRRPRWSTWSGASAWPERGGRRRSRRPRRGRRRSCCRSCCTGTCGASPTTWSRCWSGSTASSRGPPGRPSSRGPSGNSSTAAGLRRRRRWWRSSLTTPTSDTYCPSSRECIYCRAEYIVLRSTD from the exons ATGGgctcgccgacgccgacgccgccgccgccaccgacgccatcatcacgggcCAGCTGTTACTCCCTGCGCCTCCACCGGAGGCGGGCGGTGGCGGGTTTAAGAAGAAGGCCACACCGGGGCAAGATGAAGCTCATGTACTTTCTGATGGACGGCGAGGGGGAGGAGCAGCGGTGCCGGGCGGAGGAGCTCCGGCTGGAGGTGTCGGAGCTGGAGGCCGTGCTGGCCAAGGAGGAGCGCCTCAGCCGGGTCCTCCGCTGCTCGCTCCAGGCCGGCCGCCTGGACGCCGCCGCCTGCCGCTGCTGCCTCTCCGCCAACCTCGTCCCATCCAAG ATCAGGGGGCTCCTCGCGGAGCTGGCGATCGTGGAGGACGAGATATTCTACCTCGAGAAGAAGGTCGACGACCTGCGGACGCGCCTCCTCCGGGAGCGCAACTGGACCCACCACTGCATTcttcagcagcagcagcagcagcggcagcggcagcagGACTGGCCGCCGGGCCGGCACTGCATTGGCCGGAGGGAGCTTCATTGCGGCGAGCAGCTCCCCAGGCTGCCTGgtccaggcggcggcggcggtggcgatgGAGGAGGTCTCGAGCGTGAGAGCAAGGCCTCTGCTGGGCCTGCCTCTTCGCAAG GCGAGGAGACTGATCAGAGCAGAAGAAGCAGCCACTCCTTTGAAAATCTCAGACCCCCTGAAAGGAAAATCTGCTCGAGCAGTCCAAGCAAGCTGTCGGAGGAGCTCATCAAGCTGACGGTGACCATCTTCCACAAGCTGAGCAGGACGACGAATCATGCAGACTCGGAGCTGGAGCTGAGCAGCGCGCCGAAGCTCAACATCACGTCCTGCATTGGCTCCTCCAGAAGCCTCGCCCCCAAgctgtcgtcgtcgtcgtcgagcGACCGTGCGGCGCCGTCGCCCATCCGCTCTTCCAAGAGCCGTGCGGCAGCGCCCCCGGAGTGCGGCAGCGACGAAGGGGAGCCGGCCGGCCGGTGCGAGAGGTTCGTCGAGTTCACCCGGAGCTCGTTCGACGCGAGCCGCGTGTCGCTGTGCCTCGCTGACATCAAGAACTTGAG AGTGCTGATGAACAAGCTGTGCACCGTGGATCCGAGCTTCCTGACCAACAAGCAGAAGCTGGCCTTCTGGCTCAACATCTACAACTTCTGCGTGATGCAT GCATTTCTTCAGCACGGTCTGCCTCCATCGCCGGACAAGCTCCTGGCCCTGCTGAATCAGGCTTCAGTGAACGTGGGAGGAAGGGTGCTGAGCGTCCTGTCGATCGAGCGTCTGTTCCTCAGGCACCCCCCTGCTGAGGGCAACAGGCAG GGGACGATGATGGAGGAAGTAGGGGAGAGTGACATGCAGCTCTGCTACGGGCTAGGGTACCCTGAACCCAACGTCGTCTTCGCGCTCTGCAGGGGCAGCCGCTCCTCGCCACCG TGCAGGTCCGGGTGTATACGGCGGAGGAGGTGTCGAGCGAGctggaggcggccaaggtggagTACCTGGAGCGGTGCGTCCGCGTGGccggagcgaggaggaagaaggcgaaGTCGAAGgccgcggcgggggcggcgacgaTCGTGCTGCCGAAGCTGCTGCACTGGCACATGCGGTGCTTCGCCGACGACGTGGAGTCGCTGCTGGAGTGGGTCCACAGCCAGCTCCCGCGGGCCACCAGGGCGCCCGAGCTCAAGAGGGCCATCAGGGAACTCCTCCACCGCGGCAGGCCTCCGGCGCCGGAGAAGATGGTGGAGATCGAGCCTTACGACGCCGACTTCAGATACCTACTGCCCCTCGTCTCGTGAATGCATATACTGCCGTGCCGAGTATATAGTACTACGTAGTACGGATTAG
- the LOC109756739 gene encoding uncharacterized protein isoform X2: protein MGSPTPTPPPPPTPSSRASCYSLRLHRRRAVAGLRRRPHRGKMKLMYFLMDGEGEEQRCRAEELRLEVSELEAVLAKEERLSRVLRCSLQAGRLDAAACRCCLSANLVPSKIRGLLAELAIVEDEIFYLEKKVDDLRTRLLRERNWTHHCILQQQQQQRQRQQDWPPGRHCIGRRELHCGEQLPRLPGPGGGGGGDGGGLERESKASAGPASSQGEETDQSRRSSHSFENLRPPERKICSSSPSKLSEELIKLTVTIFHKLSRTTNHADSELELSSAPKLNITSCIGSSRSLAPKLSSSSSSDRAAPSPIRSSKSRAAAPPECGSDEGEPAGRCERFVEFTRSSFDASRVSLCLADIKNLRVLMNKLCTVDPSFLTNKQKLAFWLNIYNFCVMHAFLQHGLPPSPDKLLALLNQASVNVGGRVLSVLSIERLFLRHPPAEGNRQGTMMEEVGESDMQLCYGLGYPEPNVVFALCRGSRSSPPVRVYTAEEVSSELEAAKVEYLERCVRVAGARRKKAKSKAAAGAATIVLPKLLHWHMRCFADDVESLLEWVHSQLPRATRAPELKRAIRELLHRGRPPAPEKMVEIEPYDADFRYLLPLVS, encoded by the exons ATGGgctcgccgacgccgacgccgccgccgccaccgacgccatcatcacgggcCAGCTGTTACTCCCTGCGCCTCCACCGGAGGCGGGCGGTGGCGGGTTTAAGAAGAAGGCCACACCGGGGCAAGATGAAGCTCATGTACTTTCTGATGGACGGCGAGGGGGAGGAGCAGCGGTGCCGGGCGGAGGAGCTCCGGCTGGAGGTGTCGGAGCTGGAGGCCGTGCTGGCCAAGGAGGAGCGCCTCAGCCGGGTCCTCCGCTGCTCGCTCCAGGCCGGCCGCCTGGACGCCGCCGCCTGCCGCTGCTGCCTCTCCGCCAACCTCGTCCCATCCAAG ATCAGGGGGCTCCTCGCGGAGCTGGCGATCGTGGAGGACGAGATATTCTACCTCGAGAAGAAGGTCGACGACCTGCGGACGCGCCTCCTCCGGGAGCGCAACTGGACCCACCACTGCATTcttcagcagcagcagcagcagcggcagcggcagcagGACTGGCCGCCGGGCCGGCACTGCATTGGCCGGAGGGAGCTTCATTGCGGCGAGCAGCTCCCCAGGCTGCCTGgtccaggcggcggcggcggtggcgatgGAGGAGGTCTCGAGCGTGAGAGCAAGGCCTCTGCTGGGCCTGCCTCTTCGCAAG GCGAGGAGACTGATCAGAGCAGAAGAAGCAGCCACTCCTTTGAAAATCTCAGACCCCCTGAAAGGAAAATCTGCTCGAGCAGTCCAAGCAAGCTGTCGGAGGAGCTCATCAAGCTGACGGTGACCATCTTCCACAAGCTGAGCAGGACGACGAATCATGCAGACTCGGAGCTGGAGCTGAGCAGCGCGCCGAAGCTCAACATCACGTCCTGCATTGGCTCCTCCAGAAGCCTCGCCCCCAAgctgtcgtcgtcgtcgtcgagcGACCGTGCGGCGCCGTCGCCCATCCGCTCTTCCAAGAGCCGTGCGGCAGCGCCCCCGGAGTGCGGCAGCGACGAAGGGGAGCCGGCCGGCCGGTGCGAGAGGTTCGTCGAGTTCACCCGGAGCTCGTTCGACGCGAGCCGCGTGTCGCTGTGCCTCGCTGACATCAAGAACTTGAG AGTGCTGATGAACAAGCTGTGCACCGTGGATCCGAGCTTCCTGACCAACAAGCAGAAGCTGGCCTTCTGGCTCAACATCTACAACTTCTGCGTGATGCAT GCATTTCTTCAGCACGGTCTGCCTCCATCGCCGGACAAGCTCCTGGCCCTGCTGAATCAGGCTTCAGTGAACGTGGGAGGAAGGGTGCTGAGCGTCCTGTCGATCGAGCGTCTGTTCCTCAGGCACCCCCCTGCTGAGGGCAACAGGCAG GGGACGATGATGGAGGAAGTAGGGGAGAGTGACATGCAGCTCTGCTACGGGCTAGGGTACCCTGAACCCAACGTCGTCTTCGCGCTCTGCAGGGGCAGCCGCTCCTCGCCACCG GTCCGGGTGTATACGGCGGAGGAGGTGTCGAGCGAGctggaggcggccaaggtggagTACCTGGAGCGGTGCGTCCGCGTGGccggagcgaggaggaagaaggcgaaGTCGAAGgccgcggcgggggcggcgacgaTCGTGCTGCCGAAGCTGCTGCACTGGCACATGCGGTGCTTCGCCGACGACGTGGAGTCGCTGCTGGAGTGGGTCCACAGCCAGCTCCCGCGGGCCACCAGGGCGCCCGAGCTCAAGAGGGCCATCAGGGAACTCCTCCACCGCGGCAGGCCTCCGGCGCCGGAGAAGATGGTGGAGATCGAGCCTTACGACGCCGACTTCAGATACCTACTGCCCCTCGTCTCGTGA
- the LOC109756737 gene encoding triosephosphate isomerase, cytosolic: protein MGRKFFVGGNWKCNGTVEQVESIVNTLNAGQIASTDVVEVVVSPPYVFLPTVKGKLRPEIQVAAQNCWVKKGGAFTGEVSAEMLVNLGVPWVILGHSERRSLMGESSEFVGEKVAYALAQGLKVIACVGETLEQREAGSTMAVVAEQTKAIADKIKDWTNVVVAYEPVWAIGTGKVASPAQAQEVHANLRDWLKTNVSPEVAESTRIIYGGSVTGASCKELAAQPDVDGFLVGGASLKPEFIDIINAATVKSA, encoded by the exons ATGGGCCGCAAGTTCTTCGTCGGCGGCAACTGGAAATGC AATGGAACTGTCGAACAGGTAGAGAGCATCGTCAATACTCTGAACGCTGGACAGATCGCCTCTACGGATGTTGTCG AGGTTGTCGTTAGCCCGCCCTATGTCTTCCTTCCCACCGTCAAGGGTAAGCTGCGCCCAGAGATCCAAGTTGCTGCTCAGAACTGCTGGGTGAAGAAGGGCGGTGCTTTCACCGGTGAAGTCAG TGCTGAGATGCTTGTCAACCTCGGCGTTCCCTGGGTCATCCTTGGACACTCTGAAAGGAGGAGCTTGATGGGAGAATCAAGCGAG TTTGTTGGAGAGAAGGTTGCATATGCACTCGCTCAGGGCTTGAAGGTCATTGCATGTGTTGGTGAGACTCTTGAGCAGCGAGAAGCTGGATCAACCATGGCGGTTGTCGCTGAACAGACAAAAGCAATTGCTG ACAAGATCAAGGACTGGACCAACGTGGTCGTCGCCTATGAACCAGTGTGGGCCATTGGCACCGGTAAAGTTGCATCACCGGCTCAGGCACAGGAA GTCCATGCCAATCTGAGGGACTGGCTCAAGACCAATGTGAGCCCCGAGGTTGCTGAATCCACGCGGATCATCTATGGAG GATCTGTAACTGGCGCAAGCTGCAAGGAGTTGGCCGCGCAGCCCGACGTCGATGGTTTCCTCGTTGGTGGAGCTTCCTTGAAG CCTGAGTTCATCGACATCATCAACGCCGCCACCGTGAAGTCTGCCTAA